A genome region from Brachymonas denitrificans includes the following:
- a CDS encoding NAD-dependent succinate-semialdehyde dehydrogenase, protein MTTNNSPLLQLKDPTLLKNAGYINGAWVEGEGTFAVTDPATGLELAQVANLTAAQTQQAIDAAEAALPAWRAMTHKQRSQLLRKWFELILAHQDDLARLMTAEQGKPLAEATGEVVYGASFVEWYAEEAKRTYGETVPSFAPDRRAIVLRQPIGVCAAITPWNFPVAMITRKVAPAIAAGCTVVVKPAEFTPLCALALAELAHRAGIPDGVINVIPTEHAAAVGKVLCDSPVVRHLSFTGSTEVGRILMAQCAPTIKKLALELGGNAPFIVFDDADVDSAVDGAMASKYRNAGQTCVCANRLYVQDGIYDAFVAKLAERVKGLKVGNGFEPGVTQGPLIEPAALDKVKEHIADAVSKGGNIVTGGKPLHGQFFEPTIIANASQDMRVAREETFGPLAPVFRFKTEQEAIDAANATEFGLASYFYSRDIGRIIRVSEALEYGMVGVNIGLLGSEQVPFGGVKQSGLGREGSHHGMDEYLEMKYVNLGDVLK, encoded by the coding sequence ATGACCACCAACAACTCCCCCCTGCTCCAGCTCAAGGACCCCACCCTGCTCAAGAACGCCGGCTACATCAACGGCGCCTGGGTGGAGGGCGAAGGCACCTTTGCCGTCACCGATCCCGCCACCGGCCTGGAACTGGCCCAGGTTGCCAACCTCACCGCGGCCCAGACCCAGCAGGCCATCGACGCCGCCGAGGCCGCCCTGCCCGCCTGGCGCGCCATGACGCACAAGCAGCGCAGCCAGTTGCTGCGCAAGTGGTTCGAACTGATCCTCGCGCACCAGGATGACCTGGCCCGCCTGATGACCGCCGAACAAGGCAAACCGCTGGCCGAAGCCACCGGCGAAGTGGTGTACGGCGCCAGCTTCGTTGAGTGGTATGCCGAAGAAGCCAAGCGCACCTACGGCGAAACCGTGCCCAGCTTCGCGCCCGACCGTCGCGCCATCGTGCTGCGCCAGCCGATCGGCGTCTGCGCCGCCATCACGCCCTGGAACTTCCCGGTCGCCATGATCACGCGCAAGGTCGCGCCCGCCATCGCGGCCGGCTGCACCGTGGTCGTCAAACCCGCCGAATTCACCCCGCTGTGCGCGCTGGCTCTGGCCGAACTGGCGCACCGCGCCGGCATCCCGGATGGCGTGATCAACGTGATCCCGACCGAGCACGCCGCCGCCGTCGGCAAGGTGCTGTGCGACAGCCCGGTAGTGCGCCATCTGAGCTTCACCGGCTCCACCGAAGTCGGCCGCATCCTGATGGCGCAGTGCGCACCCACCATCAAGAAGCTGGCGCTGGAGCTGGGCGGCAATGCCCCCTTCATCGTCTTCGACGACGCCGACGTGGACAGTGCCGTGGACGGCGCCATGGCCAGCAAATACCGCAACGCCGGCCAGACCTGCGTGTGCGCCAACCGCCTGTACGTGCAGGACGGCATCTACGACGCCTTCGTCGCCAAGCTGGCCGAGCGCGTGAAGGGCCTGAAAGTGGGCAACGGCTTCGAGCCCGGTGTGACGCAGGGCCCGCTGATCGAGCCCGCTGCGCTGGACAAGGTCAAGGAGCACATCGCCGATGCGGTCTCCAAGGGCGGCAACATCGTCACCGGCGGCAAGCCGCTGCACGGCCAGTTCTTCGAGCCCACCATCATCGCCAACGCCAGCCAGGACATGCGCGTGGCGCGCGAGGAAACCTTTGGCCCGCTGGCGCCGGTGTTCCGCTTCAAGACCGAGCAGGAAGCGATCGACGCTGCCAACGCCACCGAATTCGGCCTGGCCAGCTACTTCTACAGCCGCGACATCGGCCGCATCATCCGCGTGAGCGAGGCGCTGGAATACGGCATGGTGGGCGTCAACATCGGCCTGCTGGGCAGCGAACAGGTGCCGTTCGGCGGCGTCAAGCAATCCGGCCTGGGCCGCGAAGGCTCGCACCATGGCATGGATGAATACCTGGAGATGAAGTACGTGAACCTGGGGGATGTGCTGAAGTAA
- a CDS encoding efflux transporter outer membrane subunit, whose product MMPATMLHSRSLAAALLVSVLSGCSLMPAYERPEAPVPAGWTQSGSGDARLPAAADIGWQQYFADARLRELIGLALQNNRDLRVAALNIEAARAQYGVARADQLPTVAAGAGMTRSRTAADASPTGRETLGNIYSANLASTGFELDFFGRVKSLSTAALNQYLATQEARDAAQISLIAEVAKAYVAQRTADEAMRVSKLALDSREKTYRLSKLRFNAGVISAIDLRQNETLIESAHADYAAQTRLREQAGNALQLLIGQPLPANLPPALPLGKQVAVNALPVGMSSEVLLRRPDIRQSEYQLQAANANIGAARAAFFPRISLTGSFGSTSRELDNLFTGPNLAWSFMPQISLPIFDFGRNQSNLDLANARKNIAVAQYEKSIQGAFREVADQLAARRTLADQLAAQERGYQAERERLRLVQMRYDNGISSSLDLLDAQRQSYALEQSLLLTRQAAMNNRIDLYKVLGGGLVDVTAVPAAAAR is encoded by the coding sequence ATGATGCCCGCAACAATGCTTCATTCCCGCAGCCTGGCGGCTGCGCTGCTGGTTTCCGTGCTGTCTGGCTGTAGTCTCATGCCTGCCTACGAGCGTCCCGAGGCGCCGGTGCCGGCTGGCTGGACGCAGTCCGGCAGCGGCGATGCGCGTCTGCCCGCAGCGGCCGATATCGGCTGGCAGCAGTACTTTGCCGATGCGCGCCTGCGCGAACTGATCGGACTGGCGCTGCAGAACAACCGCGACCTGCGCGTGGCGGCGCTCAACATCGAGGCGGCGCGGGCGCAGTACGGCGTGGCGCGTGCCGACCAGTTGCCGACCGTGGCGGCTGGCGCCGGCATGACGCGTTCGCGCACAGCGGCCGATGCCAGCCCGACTGGGCGTGAAACCCTGGGCAACATCTACAGCGCCAATCTGGCCTCCACCGGTTTCGAGCTGGACTTCTTCGGCCGCGTGAAAAGCCTGAGCACCGCCGCGCTGAACCAGTATCTGGCCACGCAGGAAGCCCGTGATGCGGCGCAGATCAGCCTGATCGCCGAAGTGGCCAAGGCCTATGTGGCGCAGCGCACGGCGGATGAAGCCATGCGGGTGTCCAAGCTGGCGCTGGACTCGCGCGAGAAGACCTACCGCCTGTCCAAGCTGCGCTTCAACGCCGGCGTGATTTCGGCGATCGACCTGCGCCAGAACGAGACGTTGATCGAGTCGGCCCATGCGGACTATGCGGCGCAGACCCGCTTGCGCGAGCAGGCAGGCAATGCGCTGCAGCTGCTGATCGGCCAGCCGTTGCCGGCCAATCTGCCGCCGGCGCTGCCGCTGGGCAAGCAGGTGGCGGTCAATGCCCTGCCGGTAGGCATGAGCTCGGAAGTGCTGCTGCGTCGCCCGGACATCCGCCAGAGCGAATACCAGTTGCAGGCGGCCAACGCCAACATCGGCGCGGCGCGCGCGGCTTTCTTCCCGCGCATCTCGCTGACGGGCAGCTTCGGCAGCACGAGCCGCGAACTGGACAACCTGTTTACCGGCCCCAATCTGGCATGGAGCTTCATGCCGCAGATCAGCCTGCCGATCTTCGATTTCGGCCGTAACCAGTCCAACCTGGATCTGGCCAATGCGCGCAAGAACATTGCGGTGGCGCAGTACGAGAAGAGTATCCAGGGTGCTTTCCGCGAGGTGGCCGATCAGCTGGCGGCACGCCGCACGCTGGCGGACCAGCTCGCTGCACAGGAGCGCGGGTATCAGGCCGAGCGCGAGCGTCTACGTCTGGTGCAGATGCGCTATGACAACGGCATTTCCAGCTCGCTGGATCTGCTGGATGCGCAGCGCCAGAGCTATGCGCTGGAGCAGTCGCTGCTGCTGACACGCCAGGCGGCGATGAACAACCGCATCGACCTGTACAAGGTGCTGGGTGGGGGGCTGGTGGATGTGACGGCGGTGCCGGCTGCCGCTGCGCGCTGA
- a CDS encoding efflux RND transporter permease subunit: protein MAKFFIDRPIFAWVIALFIIVLGALSITQLPIAQYPAVAPPTIVINTVYPGASAQTMDDSVLSVIEREMNGTPGLAYMESVSQADGTGSVTLSFEPGTNADLAQVDVQNRLSRAQPRLPSVVVQNGVRVDKARSNFLMFVMLSSNDPNAHLDAMTDYAARNVLPEIQRLPGIGQAQLFGAERAMRIWVDPAKLQGFNLGTADVANAIREQNAQVSAGALGDLPNIEGVSMSATVVVPGQLATPEQFGNIILRASGDGAAVRLKDVARIELGSQQYATSARLNGKAAVGIGVQLAPSGNALASAKAVKQRMAELQRFFPQGMSWTVPYDSSEFIEISITKVVHTLLEAVALVFLVMLLFLQNIRYTIIPTIVVPVALLGTFGALLAMGFSINVLTMFGMVLVIGIVVDDAIVVVENVERIMSHEGLPPLQATRKAMSQISGAIVGVTVVLIAVFVPLAFFAGSIGNIYRQFSAVMAVSIAFSAFLALSLTPALCATLLKPVAAGHHEERKGFFGWFNKRFARTAKGYEGWVARLLRRSGRMMVIYAVLIAVVALLFMRLPTGFLPQEDQGNLIVNVQLPPGATQERTRNVMQEVEGFMLKQPEVKTMVSVLGFSFAGRGQNAALAFVTLKDWSERKAGAEAIAGRAMGALSQIRDAFVFAVTPPAIPELGSASGFTFRLQDRADNGHAALMQARNQLLGMAMQSKVLAGVRPDGLEDAQQLQVDIDRERALAQGVSVGAINAAIGTALGSQYVNDFPNAGRMQRVVVQAEAAARMQPEDILKLTVTNSRGQAVPLSAVATTRWITGPMQSIRYNGYPAMRIAGSAAPGYSTGEAMAEMEMLASKLPPGFGFEWTGQSREEKMAGAQAVLLYGFAILAVFLCLAALYESWSIPFSVILVVPLGVLGVLLGVSARGMVNDVYFQVGLVTIIGLSAKNAILIVEFAKDLQAQGKSPMEAALAAAHLRFRPIVMTSLAFILGVLPLVLATGASSASQREIGTAVMSGMIVGTLLAVFFVPTFFVVVRSIFKGSKRQQERFAAHAAEAGFTAESVDGILAEAEEGMSAEERAAMHHGAREIGHTPKEGA, encoded by the coding sequence ATGGCCAAGTTCTTTATCGACCGCCCCATTTTTGCGTGGGTGATTGCGCTTTTCATCATCGTGCTGGGCGCACTGTCCATCACGCAGCTGCCGATTGCGCAGTATCCGGCGGTAGCACCGCCGACCATCGTCATCAACACCGTCTATCCGGGGGCGTCGGCCCAGACCATGGACGACAGCGTGCTGTCCGTGATCGAGCGTGAAATGAACGGGACGCCGGGTCTGGCGTATATGGAGTCGGTCTCGCAGGCCGACGGCACGGGCTCGGTGACGCTCAGTTTCGAGCCCGGCACCAATGCCGACCTGGCGCAGGTGGACGTGCAGAACCGCCTGAGCCGGGCGCAGCCGCGCCTGCCCTCGGTGGTGGTGCAGAACGGCGTGCGCGTGGACAAGGCGCGCTCGAACTTCCTGATGTTCGTGATGCTGTCGTCCAACGATCCGAACGCGCATCTGGACGCCATGACGGACTATGCGGCACGCAACGTGCTGCCCGAAATTCAGCGTCTGCCCGGCATTGGCCAGGCGCAGCTGTTCGGTGCCGAACGCGCCATGCGCATCTGGGTGGATCCGGCCAAGCTGCAGGGCTTCAATCTGGGGACGGCCGACGTGGCCAATGCCATCCGCGAGCAGAACGCCCAGGTGTCTGCCGGCGCATTGGGCGACCTGCCCAATATCGAGGGCGTGAGCATGAGTGCCACGGTGGTGGTACCGGGCCAGCTGGCAACGCCGGAGCAGTTCGGCAACATCATCCTGCGTGCCAGTGGAGATGGTGCAGCGGTGCGCCTGAAGGATGTTGCCCGCATCGAACTGGGGTCGCAGCAGTACGCCACCTCGGCGCGCCTGAACGGCAAGGCTGCCGTGGGTATCGGCGTGCAGCTGGCGCCCTCGGGCAACGCGCTGGCATCGGCCAAGGCGGTCAAGCAGCGCATGGCCGAACTGCAGCGCTTCTTTCCCCAGGGCATGAGCTGGACCGTGCCGTATGACAGCTCGGAGTTCATCGAGATTTCCATTACCAAGGTGGTGCATACCCTGCTCGAAGCCGTGGCGCTGGTGTTTCTGGTGATGCTCCTGTTTCTGCAGAATATCCGCTATACGATCATTCCGACGATCGTGGTGCCGGTGGCGCTGCTGGGCACGTTCGGTGCGCTGCTCGCCATGGGTTTCTCGATCAACGTGCTGACCATGTTCGGCATGGTGCTGGTGATCGGTATCGTAGTGGACGATGCCATCGTGGTGGTGGAGAACGTGGAACGCATCATGAGCCACGAGGGCCTGCCGCCATTGCAGGCCACGCGCAAGGCCATGTCGCAGATTTCCGGCGCCATCGTGGGCGTGACGGTGGTGCTGATCGCGGTGTTCGTGCCGCTGGCCTTCTTTGCCGGCTCCATCGGCAACATCTACCGGCAGTTCTCGGCGGTGATGGCCGTGTCGATTGCATTCTCGGCGTTCCTGGCGCTGTCGCTGACGCCTGCGCTGTGCGCGACGCTGCTGAAGCCGGTGGCGGCCGGACACCATGAGGAGAGAAAGGGCTTTTTCGGCTGGTTCAACAAGCGCTTTGCGCGCACCGCCAAGGGCTACGAGGGCTGGGTAGCCAGGCTGCTGCGCCGCAGCGGGCGGATGATGGTGATTTATGCCGTGCTGATTGCGGTGGTGGCGCTGCTGTTCATGCGCCTGCCGACGGGCTTCCTCCCGCAGGAGGATCAGGGCAACCTGATCGTGAACGTGCAGTTGCCGCCGGGTGCCACGCAGGAGCGTACGCGCAACGTGATGCAGGAAGTGGAAGGCTTCATGCTCAAGCAGCCGGAGGTGAAGACCATGGTGAGCGTGCTGGGCTTCAGCTTTGCCGGTCGCGGGCAGAATGCGGCGCTGGCCTTCGTCACGCTCAAGGACTGGTCCGAGCGCAAGGCAGGCGCGGAAGCGATTGCCGGTCGTGCCATGGGCGCACTCAGCCAGATCCGTGATGCCTTCGTGTTTGCGGTGACGCCGCCAGCGATTCCGGAACTGGGTTCGGCTTCCGGCTTTACCTTCCGTCTGCAGGACCGCGCCGACAACGGCCACGCTGCGCTGATGCAGGCGCGCAATCAGCTGCTTGGTATGGCGATGCAGAGCAAGGTGCTGGCGGGCGTGCGTCCGGACGGGCTGGAAGATGCACAGCAGCTGCAGGTGGACATCGACCGCGAACGCGCGCTGGCGCAGGGCGTGAGCGTGGGCGCCATCAACGCAGCCATCGGCACGGCGCTGGGCTCGCAGTATGTGAACGATTTCCCCAACGCCGGCCGCATGCAGCGGGTGGTGGTGCAGGCAGAGGCGGCCGCGCGCATGCAACCCGAGGATATCCTCAAGCTCACGGTGACCAACAGCCGCGGCCAGGCCGTGCCGCTGTCGGCGGTGGCGACCACGCGCTGGATTACCGGCCCGATGCAGTCCATCCGCTATAACGGCTACCCGGCCATGCGGATTGCCGGCAGCGCCGCTCCGGGCTACAGCACGGGCGAGGCCATGGCCGAAATGGAAATGCTGGCCAGCAAGCTGCCGCCGGGCTTCGGTTTCGAGTGGACGGGCCAGTCCCGCGAGGAAAAGATGGCCGGCGCCCAGGCGGTGCTGCTGTACGGCTTTGCCATTCTGGCGGTGTTCCTGTGCCTGGCTGCGCTATACGAGAGCTGGTCGATTCCGTTCTCGGTGATTCTGGTGGTGCCGCTGGGCGTGCTGGGGGTGCTGCTGGGCGTGAGCGCGCGCGGCATGGTCAATGACGTGTACTTCCAGGTGGGTCTGGTGACCATCATCGGCCTGTCGGCGAAGAACGCCATCCTGATCGTGGAGTTTGCCAAGGACTTGCAGGCCCAGGGCAAGAGCCCGATGGAAGCGGCGCTGGCTGCGGCGCACCTGCGTTTCCGCCCGATCGTGATGACCTCGCTGGCTTTCATTCTGGGCGTGTTGCCGCTGGTGCTGGCCACCGGCGCCAGCTCGGCCAGCCAGCGCGAGATTGGCACCGCAGTGATGTCCGGCATGATCGTGGGCACGCTATTGGCCGTATTCTTCGTGCCGACATTCTTCGTGGTGGTACGCTCCATCTTCAAGGGCAGCAAGCGGCAGCAGGAGCGTTTTGCGGCCCATGCGGCCGAGGCAGGTTTTACGGCTGAATCGGTCGACGGCATCCTGGCGGAAGCCGAGGAGGGCATGTCGGCAGAGGAGCGCGCGGCCATGCACCATGGCGCACGCGAGATTGGTCACACTCCCAAGGAGGGCGCATGA
- a CDS encoding efflux RND transporter periplasmic adaptor subunit, with amino-acid sequence MKKNQPTFINGARLRVPALVLGSALLLVACGKNDPAAAGPQGAGAPPPTVGVVVVQPGSQPVLTELPGRLEAFRIAQVRARATGVVQRRLFTEGGWVNAGQPLFQIDSAPYQAALQSARASLARAQASLGQTSAQARRFAPLAAANAISKQEYDNALAAEKASRAEVQAAQAAVRTANINLGYARVTAPISGRIGKALVTEGAMVSATEGTQLAVIQQTNPMVVNFTQSASELLKLRTAAGATGVGANPEVNVLLEDGSVYAHRARLLFTDVTVDQATGQVNLRAEVPNPEGLLLPGLYVRVQIEQARMDNVMLLPQQAVTRGNAGDTVLVVKPDGSFGPRPVKVGPAQGSQWIILSGLQPGEQVIVDGVMKLRPGMQKVKAVPWQAPGAAAPAGAASAPAGTASGVASAAASGPAAGASAAPAPAGAASGASAPRS; translated from the coding sequence ATGAAGAAGAACCAACCGACATTCATCAACGGTGCGCGCCTGCGCGTGCCCGCCCTGGTGCTGGGCAGCGCGCTGCTGCTGGTGGCCTGTGGAAAAAATGATCCGGCTGCAGCGGGCCCGCAGGGCGCAGGCGCTCCGCCGCCCACCGTGGGCGTGGTGGTGGTGCAGCCGGGTAGTCAGCCGGTGTTGACCGAGCTGCCGGGCCGCCTGGAAGCGTTCCGTATTGCGCAGGTGCGTGCGCGTGCCACCGGGGTGGTACAGCGTCGCCTGTTTACCGAAGGAGGTTGGGTGAACGCGGGGCAACCGCTGTTCCAGATTGACAGTGCGCCCTACCAGGCGGCGCTGCAGAGTGCACGCGCCAGCCTGGCGCGCGCCCAGGCATCGCTGGGTCAGACCAGTGCCCAGGCGCGCCGCTTTGCCCCGCTGGCAGCGGCCAATGCAATCAGCAAGCAGGAATATGACAATGCGCTGGCTGCCGAGAAGGCTTCGCGTGCCGAAGTGCAGGCGGCCCAGGCAGCGGTGCGTACCGCCAATATCAACCTGGGCTACGCGCGTGTGACGGCGCCGATTTCCGGCCGCATCGGCAAGGCGCTGGTGACCGAGGGGGCGATGGTCAGTGCCACCGAGGGCACCCAGCTGGCCGTGATCCAGCAGACCAATCCGATGGTGGTGAATTTCACCCAGTCCGCCAGCGAGCTGCTCAAGCTGCGCACGGCGGCGGGTGCCACCGGCGTGGGGGCCAATCCCGAGGTGAACGTGCTGCTGGAGGATGGCAGCGTGTACGCACACCGCGCGCGCCTGCTGTTCACCGACGTGACGGTGGACCAGGCGACCGGCCAGGTGAACCTGCGCGCCGAGGTGCCCAACCCCGAGGGCCTGCTGCTGCCGGGCCTGTATGTGCGCGTGCAGATCGAGCAGGCGCGCATGGACAACGTGATGCTGCTGCCGCAGCAGGCGGTGACGCGCGGCAACGCCGGCGATACGGTGCTGGTGGTCAAGCCCGATGGCAGCTTTGGTCCGCGCCCGGTGAAGGTCGGCCCGGCACAGGGCAGCCAGTGGATCATCCTGTCCGGCCTGCAGCCGGGTGAGCAGGTGATTGTCGATGGCGTGATGAAGCTGCGCCCGGGCATGCAGAAGGTGAAGGCGGTGCCGTGGCAGGCACCGGGTGCCGCTGCACCGGCCGGCGCGGCCTCGGCGCCTGCGGGCACGGCCTCCGGCGTTGCCAGTGCTGCGGCTTCCGGCCCGGCTGCCGGGGCCAGTGCGGCTCCCGCGCCTGCTGGTGCCGCCTCCGGTGCCAGCGCTCCGCGTTCCTGA
- a CDS encoding TetR family transcriptional regulator, whose amino-acid sequence MKRTREEALQTRQALLDAALEVFHARGVARASLDEIARTAGVTRGALYWHFRNKEDLFDALCQLHFAEIRAKLFCEDGAINPQAWNILIDSCIAYYRRLADDPALCKFAAVLHLKCEATPGNEGILRVLASHRDIWRQHMRSAIQSGQHHGMLPADLDPDLAQAALMSSLFGLTALWLSEPQRLDLRNCAETLVRTWAGMLSHSPHLRRPL is encoded by the coding sequence GTGAAAAGAACCCGCGAGGAAGCCCTGCAGACCCGTCAGGCCCTGCTTGACGCCGCCTTGGAAGTATTCCATGCGCGCGGCGTGGCCCGCGCCTCGCTGGACGAAATCGCGCGGACCGCCGGCGTCACGCGCGGCGCGCTCTACTGGCACTTCCGCAACAAGGAAGACCTGTTCGACGCCCTGTGCCAGCTGCACTTCGCCGAAATCCGCGCCAAGCTCTTCTGCGAGGACGGCGCCATCAACCCGCAGGCCTGGAACATCCTGATCGACTCCTGCATCGCCTATTACCGGCGTCTGGCCGATGACCCTGCCTTGTGCAAGTTCGCCGCGGTGCTGCATCTCAAGTGCGAGGCCACCCCGGGCAACGAAGGCATTCTGCGCGTTCTGGCCAGCCATCGCGATATCTGGCGCCAGCACATGCGCAGCGCCATCCAGTCCGGCCAGCACCACGGCATGCTGCCGGCCGATCTGGATCCGGATCTGGCCCAGGCCGCCCTCATGTCCAGCCTGTTCGGCCTCACCGCGCTGTGGCTGTCCGAACCGCAGCGGCTCGACCTGCGCAACTGCGCCGAAACCCTGGTGCGCACCTGGGCCGGCATGTTGTCGCACAGCCCCCATTTGCGCCGTCCTCTCTGA
- the panB gene encoding 3-methyl-2-oxobutanoate hydroxymethyltransferase: MKHTITTLQKMKAEGNKIAMLTCYDASFASLMSQCGVDMLLVGDSLGMVVQGAGSTLPVTLDDMVYHTRCVARGAGNALVLADLPFGSYQQSKEQAFASSVALMQAGAEMVKLEGGAFMAETIAFLVARGIPVCAHIGLTPQSVNTLGGYRVQGRDDIQAALLLQDARILTEAGAHMLLMEMVPAALAGEVSRSIAVPTIGIGAGPDTDGQVLVVHDMLDVYPGKKARFVKNFMAEAGTIQNAVTHYVQQVKAGSFPAPEHCY; the protein is encoded by the coding sequence ATGAAACACACCATCACCACCCTGCAGAAGATGAAGGCAGAAGGCAACAAGATTGCCATGCTGACCTGCTACGACGCCAGCTTCGCCAGCCTGATGAGCCAGTGCGGCGTGGACATGCTGCTGGTGGGCGATTCGCTCGGCATGGTGGTGCAGGGTGCCGGCAGCACGCTGCCCGTCACCCTGGACGACATGGTCTACCACACGCGCTGCGTGGCGCGCGGCGCCGGCAATGCGCTGGTGCTGGCCGACCTGCCCTTCGGCAGCTACCAGCAGAGCAAGGAGCAGGCCTTTGCCAGCTCGGTCGCGCTGATGCAGGCCGGTGCCGAAATGGTCAAGCTCGAAGGCGGCGCCTTCATGGCTGAAACCATTGCCTTCCTGGTGGCGCGCGGCATTCCGGTGTGCGCGCATATCGGCCTCACGCCCCAGTCCGTCAACACCCTGGGCGGCTACCGCGTGCAGGGTCGCGACGACATCCAGGCCGCGCTGCTGCTGCAGGATGCCCGCATCCTGACCGAAGCCGGCGCGCACATGCTGCTGATGGAGATGGTGCCCGCCGCGCTGGCTGGCGAAGTCTCGCGCAGCATTGCCGTGCCCACCATCGGCATCGGCGCCGGCCCCGACACCGACGGCCAGGTGCTGGTGGTGCATGACATGCTGGATGTGTACCCCGGCAAGAAGGCCCGCTTCGTCAAGAACTTCATGGCCGAGGCTGGCACGATCCAGAACGCCGTGACACACTACGTGCAGCAGGTCAAGGCCGGCTCCTTCCCTGCACCCGAGCATTGCTACTGA
- the panC gene encoding pantoate--beta-alanine ligase, giving the protein MQILTTVAELRAWRKQAGHVAFVPTMGNLHSGHIALCHEARKQATTQGGQVIVSIFVNPIQFGPNEDLSKYPRTFDADCDKLRAAGVDAVFHPGVEDLYPHGPQQYFVEPPELQSRLCGEFRPGHFRGVATVVTKLFNLVQPDVAIFGKKDYQQLKVIEGMVRDLNMPVEIVGIDTERAEDGLALSSRNGYLSERERAEAPQLRRTLEGIRSAVEGGERNYAALCANASSILDARGWKTDYIVIANRGDLLPATADDRALVVLAASQLGRARLIDNLEIDA; this is encoded by the coding sequence ATGCAGATCCTGACCACAGTCGCCGAGTTGCGCGCCTGGCGCAAGCAGGCTGGCCATGTCGCCTTTGTGCCCACCATGGGCAACCTGCATTCGGGCCACATTGCGCTCTGCCATGAAGCGCGCAAACAGGCCACGACCCAAGGCGGCCAGGTGATCGTCTCGATCTTCGTCAACCCGATCCAGTTCGGCCCCAACGAAGACCTGAGCAAGTACCCGCGCACCTTCGATGCCGACTGCGACAAGCTGCGCGCCGCCGGCGTCGATGCGGTGTTTCACCCCGGCGTGGAAGACCTGTACCCGCACGGGCCGCAGCAGTACTTCGTCGAGCCCCCCGAGCTGCAGAGCCGCCTGTGCGGCGAATTCCGGCCGGGGCACTTCCGCGGCGTGGCCACGGTGGTCACCAAACTGTTCAACCTGGTGCAGCCCGACGTGGCCATCTTCGGCAAGAAGGATTACCAGCAGCTCAAGGTGATCGAAGGCATGGTGCGCGACCTGAACATGCCGGTCGAGATTGTCGGCATCGACACCGAACGCGCCGAGGACGGACTGGCGCTCTCCTCGCGCAACGGCTACCTGAGCGAACGCGAACGCGCCGAAGCGCCGCAGTTGCGCCGCACGCTGGAGGGCATCCGTTCCGCCGTGGAAGGCGGCGAACGCAACTATGCTGCCCTCTGCGCCAACGCCAGCAGCATCCTGGATGCGCGTGGCTGGAAAACCGACTACATCGTCATCGCCAATCGCGGCGACCTGCTGCCCGCCACGGCGGACGACCGCGCGCTGGTGGTACTTGCCGCGTCACAACTGGGCCGCGCACGCCTGATCGACAACCTCGAGATCGACGCCTGA